The sequence below is a genomic window from Streptomyces sp. B21-105.
CCCGGCGAGGTCATGGCCCTGGTGAAGATCCGCCTCGACGGCGGGCAGCACCTCACGGCGGCCATCACCCTGGAGGCCTCGGAGCAACTCGCCCTCAGGCCCGGTGCCGCCGTCCACGCCCTGGTGAAGTCGACGGAGGTCTCCCTCGCCACCGGCCAGGTCGCCGGGCTCTCGATCCGCAACCGGTTGCCCGGCACGATCACCGGCCTCGCGCTCGGCTCGGTCATGGCCGCGGTGAAGATCACCGTGGACGGCGGCGAACTCACCGCGGCGATCACCAAGGAGGCCGCCGCCGACCTCGGTCTGTTCGTGGGATCCGACGTCATCGCGCTGATCAAGTCGACCGAGGTGTCCCTGGCGACGGCGTAGAACGACGAGGGGCCCCGTCCGTGACGGACGGGGCCCACACGCGCTGCGGCTCAGTCCTCGTACGCGTCCAGCGGCGGGCACGAGCAGACGAGGTTGCGGTCGCCGAAGGCCTGGTCGATACGGCGCACCGGCGGCCAGTACTTGTCGGCGGCGGACACCCCGGCGGGGAAGACCGCCTCCTCACGCGAGTACGCGTGGGCCCACTCGCCGCCGAGCGCGGACGCGGTGTGCGGGGCCCCGGCGAGCGGGTTGTCGTCGGCCGGCCAGGCGCCCGCGCCGACCTTCTCGATCTCCGCGCGGATCGCGATCATCGCGTCGCAGAACCGGTCGAGCTCGATCAGGTCCTCGGACTCGGTCGGCTCGATCATCAGCGTCCCGGCCACCGGGAACGACATCGTCGGCGCGTGGAAGCCGTAGTCGATGAGCCGCTTGGCGACGTCGTCCACCGTCACACCGGTCGCCTTGGTCAACGGGCGCAGGTCGATGATGCACTCGTGCGCCACCAGCCCGCCGGGCCCGTTGTAGAGCACCGGGTAGTGCGGCTCCAGCCGCTTGGCGACGTAGTTGGCGCTCAGTACCGCCACCTGCGTGGCTCGCTTGAGGCCCTCACCGCCCATGAGCCGCACGTACGCCCACGAGATCGGCAGGATGCCCGCGGAGCCCCACGGCGCCGCCGAGACCGGCCCCACGCCGGTCTCCGGCCCCGCGGCGGGCTGCAGCGGGTGGTTGGGCAGGTACGGCGCGAGGTGCGACCGGACTGCCACCGGCCCGACGCCCGGGCCGCCGCCGCCGTGCGGGATGCAGAACGTCTTGTGCAGGTTCAGGTGGGAGACGTCGCCGCCGAAGTGCCCCGGCTTGGCGAGCCCGACGAGCGCGTTCAGGTTGGCGCCGTCGACGTACACCTGGCCGCCGGCCTCGTGCACCTGGGCGCAGATGTCGGCGACGTGCTCCTCGAACACGCCGTGCGTCGACGGGTAGGTGATCATCAGCACCGACAGCTCGTCCCGGTACTGCTCGATCTTCGCGCGCAGGTCCTCGACATCGATCTCGCCGTCCTCGGCGGTCTTCACGACGACGACCTTCATGCCGGCCATCACGGCGCTCGCCGCGTTCGTGCCGTGCGCGGACGACGGGATGAGGCACACGGTGCGCTGCTCGTCGCCGTTGCCCCGGTGGTACCCGCGGACCGCGAGCAGCCCGGCCAGTTCGCCCTGCGACCCGGCGTTCGGCTGCAGGGACACCTTGTCGTACCCGGTGACCTCCGCGAGCCGCTCCTCGAGCTCCCGGATGAGCGTCAGATAGCCCTGGGCCTGCTCGGCGGGGGCGAAGGGGTGCAGCTGTCCGAACTCGGGCCAGGTGACCGGCTCCATCTCGGTGGTGGCGTTGAGCTTCATGGTGCACGAGCCCAGCGGGATCATGCCCCGGTCCAGCGCGTAGTCACGGTCGGCCAGCCTGCGCAGGTAGCGCAGCATCGCGGTCTCGGACCGGTGCCGCTGGAAGACGGGGTGGGTCAGGATGTCGTCGGTCCGCAGCAGCCCGGTCGGCAGGGCGTCCTCGACGGTCGCGTCGATCGACTCGATGTCGCCGTCCACCCCGAAGGCCGCCCAGACCGCGGCGACCTGGGCACGCGCGGTCGTCTCGTCACAGGAGAGCGCCACCCGGTCGGCGTCGACGAGGTGCAGGTTGACCCCGTGGTCCCGCGCGGCGGCGACGACCTCGGCGGCCTTCCCGCGCACCCGCACGGTCAGCGTGTCGAAGTACGCCCCGTGCACCACCTCGACGCCGCCGGCCTCGAGCCCCGCGGCGATGATCGCGGCGTACCGGTGTGTGCGCCGGGCGATCGCGCGCAGCCCTTCGGGGCCGTGGTAGACCGCGTACATCCCGGCCATCACGGCCAGCAGCACCTGCGCCGTACAGATGTTGCTCGTCGCCTTCTCGCGCCGGATGTGCTGCTCACGCGTCTGCAGTGCTAGCCGGTAGGCCTTGTTCCCGTCCGCGTCCACGGACACGCCCACGAGGCGGCCGGGCAGGCTCCGCGCGAACTTCTCGTGCACCGCCATGTAGCCGGCGTGCGGCCCGCCGAAGCCCATCGGCACGCCGAACCTCTGTGTGGTGCCGACCGCGATGTCCGCGCCCAGCTCACCGGGCGACTTCAGCAGTGTCAGCGCGAGCAGGTCCGCGGCGACGGTGACGAGCGCGCCGAGCCCGTGCGCCTGGTCGATGAGCGCCTTCAGGTCCCGCACGGCGCCGGACGCACCGGGGTACTGGACGAGCACGCCGTTGATCTCGCGCTCCGCGATCTCCGCCGGAATGCCGCCGCTCAGATCGGCGACGACGACCTCGACGCCGGTCGGCTCGGCACGCGTCTCGATCACGGCGATGGTCTGCGGCAGCGCGTCCGCGTCGATGAGGAAGAGGCCCTTCTTGTTCTTCCCCATACGCCGTGACAGCGTCATCGCCTCAGCGGCCGCCGTGCCCTCGTCGAGCAGCGACGCGCCCGAGGTCGGCAGACCCGTCAGTTCGGCGACCATCGTCTGGAAGTTCAGCAGCGCCTCGAGCCGGCCCTGGGAGATCTCCGGCTGGTACGGCGTGTAGGCGGTGT
It includes:
- a CDS encoding TOBE domain-containing protein gives rise to the protein MTLSIRNQLPGTVTAVHPGEVMALVKIRLDGGQHLTAAITLEASEQLALRPGAAVHALVKSTEVSLATGQVAGLSIRNRLPGTITGLALGSVMAAVKITVDGGELTAAITKEAAADLGLFVGSDVIALIKSTEVSLATA
- the gcvP gene encoding aminomethyl-transferring glycine dehydrogenase yields the protein MTAHRTPLSELEQAIPFEQRHIGPDQEARAKMLAHVGYGSLDELTAAAVPDVIKNADALDLPGARTEAEVLAELRSLADRNQVLDPMIGLGYYGTFTPPVILRNVMENPAWYTAYTPYQPEISQGRLEALLNFQTMVAELTGLPTSGASLLDEGTAAAEAMTLSRRMGKNKKGLFLIDADALPQTIAVIETRAEPTGVEVVVADLSGGIPAEIAEREINGVLVQYPGASGAVRDLKALIDQAHGLGALVTVAADLLALTLLKSPGELGADIAVGTTQRFGVPMGFGGPHAGYMAVHEKFARSLPGRLVGVSVDADGNKAYRLALQTREQHIRREKATSNICTAQVLLAVMAGMYAVYHGPEGLRAIARRTHRYAAIIAAGLEAGGVEVVHGAYFDTLTVRVRGKAAEVVAAARDHGVNLHLVDADRVALSCDETTARAQVAAVWAAFGVDGDIESIDATVEDALPTGLLRTDDILTHPVFQRHRSETAMLRYLRRLADRDYALDRGMIPLGSCTMKLNATTEMEPVTWPEFGQLHPFAPAEQAQGYLTLIRELEERLAEVTGYDKVSLQPNAGSQGELAGLLAVRGYHRGNGDEQRTVCLIPSSAHGTNAASAVMAGMKVVVVKTAEDGEIDVEDLRAKIEQYRDELSVLMITYPSTHGVFEEHVADICAQVHEAGGQVYVDGANLNALVGLAKPGHFGGDVSHLNLHKTFCIPHGGGGPGVGPVAVRSHLAPYLPNHPLQPAAGPETGVGPVSAAPWGSAGILPISWAYVRLMGGEGLKRATQVAVLSANYVAKRLEPHYPVLYNGPGGLVAHECIIDLRPLTKATGVTVDDVAKRLIDYGFHAPTMSFPVAGTLMIEPTESEDLIELDRFCDAMIAIRAEIEKVGAGAWPADDNPLAGAPHTASALGGEWAHAYSREEAVFPAGVSAADKYWPPVRRIDQAFGDRNLVCSCPPLDAYED